Proteins from a single region of Fodinibius sp. Rm-B-1B1-1:
- a CDS encoding SDR family oxidoreductase → MNVLVTGTDGYIGSVLGPYLIKKGHQVTGLDTGFYRAGWLFNNGNTVYPSYIHKDLRDVTLDDLDGFDAVVHLAELSNDPLGKLNPEITFKINHEGSVRLATLCKQAGIKRFIYASSCSVYGEGDDSYKTEESEVNPQTAYAECKTRVERDLSKLADDHFSPTFLRNATAYGASPRMRFDIVLNNLAGLAWTTGIIEMISDGMPWRPLVHVKDISKAFACTLEAPLDTVHKEIFNVGDTRENFRVREIAEIVGATFPGCKTTFGDNGGDNRSYRVSFDKINRQLPGFKCEYTAQDGAEELYKLFKKINLDPEVFNSNPYTRLKQLKYLLGTNQVTKDLYWV, encoded by the coding sequence ATGAATGTATTAGTAACGGGTACAGATGGGTATATTGGTTCCGTATTGGGACCATATTTAATTAAAAAAGGACATCAGGTTACAGGATTGGATACCGGTTTCTATCGGGCGGGTTGGTTATTCAACAATGGAAACACGGTTTATCCCTCCTATATCCATAAGGACCTGCGAGATGTTACCTTGGACGATTTGGATGGGTTTGATGCGGTTGTTCATCTTGCAGAGTTGTCCAATGATCCGCTGGGGAAATTGAATCCTGAAATCACCTTTAAAATTAATCATGAAGGGAGTGTTCGATTAGCAACGTTGTGCAAACAAGCGGGAATCAAACGATTTATATATGCTTCATCATGCAGTGTATACGGCGAGGGAGACGATAGCTACAAAACTGAAGAGTCGGAGGTGAATCCTCAGACGGCCTATGCAGAATGTAAAACCCGCGTAGAACGAGATTTAAGCAAATTGGCTGATGATCACTTTTCGCCTACATTTTTGAGAAATGCCACTGCTTATGGCGCTTCCCCCCGAATGCGTTTTGATATTGTGCTGAATAATTTAGCCGGTCTGGCATGGACAACAGGTATTATCGAAATGATAAGTGACGGAATGCCATGGCGTCCGTTGGTACATGTGAAGGATATAAGTAAAGCATTTGCTTGTACGTTGGAGGCTCCTTTAGATACCGTTCACAAAGAAATTTTTAATGTGGGAGATACTCGAGAGAATTTTAGAGTCAGAGAGATTGCAGAGATTGTGGGTGCAACCTTTCCGGGATGCAAAACAACCTTTGGCGACAATGGAGGCGATAACAGGAGCTATCGGGTATCATTCGATAAGATTAACCGTCAACTTCCTGGCTTCAAGTGTGAATACACGGCTCAGGATGGGGCAGAGGAACTTTATAAGTTGTTTAAAAAGATCAATTTAGATCCGGAAGTATTTAATTCCAATCCTTATACAAGACTCAAACAATTAAAATATTTATTAGGTACAAATCAGGTAACCAAAGATCTGTACTGGGTTTAA